Proteins encoded within one genomic window of Salipaludibacillus agaradhaerens:
- a CDS encoding acyl CoA:acetate/3-ketoacid CoA transferase yields the protein MAKVVTAAEAAELIKDNDTVAASGFGLSCWAEEMGISIEERFLQTGHPKNLTVMHASAVGNRRDKGMSHLGYEGLTKRWIGGIAIASPGMAKLIEEDKCEAYNLPQGVITQLFREIAAKRPGVITKVGMGTFVDPRVEGGKMSPSAKEDLVKVITIEDEEWLFYKTFPINVAIIRGTVADENGNLTLEKEGLHMEVLPIAQAARNSGGIVIAQVENVAKKGTLNPKDIKVPGILVDYLVISQPENHFQTENTYYNPAFSGHVKVPLEGIEKLPLDQRKVIARRSAAELVPNAVLNLGVGIPVDVSTVAAEEGANDQFILTTEAGSIGGVPAGLKDFGHAYNSEAIVDHDAQFDFYDGGGIDLSVLGLAQTDEFGNVNVSKFGTRVAGCGGFINISHSAKKLVFAGTFTAGGLKTKVEDGKLTILQEGKAKKFLKHVQQITFSGAFAVNSGQHVVYVTERAVFELIDGKMTLTEIAPGIDLQKDILEQMEFEPAISPNLKDMDTAMFQESWGQLKTLLTKNQVTHV from the coding sequence GTGGCGAAAGTAGTAACGGCCGCCGAAGCAGCGGAGTTAATTAAAGATAACGATACTGTGGCAGCAAGCGGATTTGGCTTATCATGTTGGGCTGAAGAGATGGGGATTTCAATTGAGGAAAGGTTTCTACAAACCGGTCATCCAAAAAATCTCACAGTTATGCATGCGAGTGCTGTAGGGAATCGTCGTGATAAAGGAATGAGTCACTTAGGATATGAAGGATTGACGAAGCGTTGGATTGGTGGAATTGCTATTGCTTCGCCTGGCATGGCTAAGCTAATCGAGGAAGATAAATGTGAAGCTTACAATTTACCACAAGGAGTTATTACGCAACTGTTTAGGGAAATCGCAGCCAAACGCCCAGGTGTTATTACAAAAGTTGGTATGGGCACATTTGTGGATCCAAGAGTAGAAGGAGGCAAGATGTCACCTTCGGCCAAGGAAGATTTAGTAAAAGTCATCACAATCGAAGATGAAGAGTGGTTATTCTATAAAACTTTCCCTATTAATGTTGCCATAATCCGTGGGACAGTTGCAGATGAGAATGGCAACTTAACATTAGAAAAGGAAGGACTACATATGGAGGTTCTTCCAATTGCCCAAGCAGCAAGAAATTCAGGTGGCATCGTCATTGCTCAAGTGGAGAATGTTGCAAAAAAAGGGACACTGAATCCAAAAGATATTAAGGTGCCAGGTATCTTAGTTGATTATTTGGTCATTTCACAACCAGAAAACCATTTTCAGACTGAAAATACGTATTATAACCCTGCCTTTTCTGGGCACGTAAAAGTACCGCTAGAAGGTATTGAAAAATTACCTTTAGATCAACGAAAGGTTATCGCAAGGCGGTCAGCTGCTGAACTTGTGCCTAATGCTGTATTAAACCTCGGTGTTGGTATTCCAGTAGATGTATCGACTGTGGCTGCAGAAGAAGGAGCGAATGACCAATTTATATTGACCACAGAAGCGGGTTCGATAGGAGGTGTCCCAGCAGGACTTAAAGATTTTGGGCACGCTTATAATTCGGAAGCTATTGTAGACCACGATGCTCAGTTTGACTTTTATGATGGTGGTGGCATAGATCTCTCTGTTTTAGGATTAGCGCAGACAGACGAATTTGGGAACGTTAATGTGAGTAAATTCGGAACTCGTGTGGCTGGTTGCGGAGGATTTATTAATATTTCTCATTCTGCCAAAAAACTTGTGTTCGCTGGTACTTTTACGGCAGGTGGTTTAAAGACAAAGGTGGAAGATGGCAAACTGACGATTTTGCAAGAAGGAAAAGCGAAGAAATTCCTAAAACATGTTCAGCAAATTACTTTTAGTGGAGCCTTTGCTGTTAATTCCGGACAACACGTCGTTTATGTAACAGAAAGAGCAGTATTTGAATTGATTGATGGCAAAATGACTCTTACTGAAATTGCACCAGGAATAGATTTGCAGAAAGATATTCTAGAACAAATGGAATTTGAACCGGCTATCTCTCCAAACTTAAAAGACATGGATACAGCCATGTTTCAGGAAAGCTGGGGACAACTAAAAACACTATTAACTAAGAATCAAGTTACTCACGTTTAA
- a CDS encoding FUSC family protein yields the protein MRLGARIFKTGLAVTLALYAAMWMGFETPAFGGLAAFFAVQPSVHKSLVLIWDQIQANIISAILAIVFVLAFGHEPFVIGVVVLLILGIHIKLKKEAIIPLAVVTAIVIMGSPTDDFINFAANRFILIMLGVFSAFIVNMIFLPPKHENQLYHKVTYANDQIIQWIRLILHHEVDYHTLKKDIKKIRGSVLKVENIYALYKEERSYFRKNEYARMRKVVLFRQMMTCTKKAKEILKSLSRHDNVLNQLPEEMGQLLQLQLDYLTNYHERILLKYSGKVKAQSTTDYFEEINDGKHQLINVFMTYHNTEQITSDDWIHFLPVIGIIIEYTEELEHLDRLVDGFFTYHTDDNEVKIRERESF from the coding sequence ATGAGGCTCGGTGCCCGTATTTTCAAAACAGGATTAGCTGTAACATTAGCGCTTTACGCTGCTATGTGGATGGGATTTGAGACACCTGCATTTGGGGGACTCGCTGCTTTTTTTGCTGTGCAACCATCTGTTCACAAAAGTTTAGTACTTATATGGGACCAGATTCAAGCGAACATCATAAGTGCCATACTCGCCATCGTTTTTGTACTCGCTTTTGGCCATGAGCCATTCGTCATTGGTGTTGTCGTGCTTCTGATTCTTGGTATTCATATTAAATTAAAAAAAGAAGCGATTATTCCATTAGCTGTTGTGACAGCAATCGTCATTATGGGAAGTCCAACAGATGACTTTATTAATTTTGCGGCTAATAGGTTCATCCTTATTATGCTCGGTGTTTTTTCTGCTTTTATTGTCAACATGATTTTCCTTCCGCCTAAACATGAAAATCAGCTTTATCATAAAGTAACGTATGCAAACGACCAAATTATTCAATGGATTCGTTTAATTTTGCATCACGAGGTAGACTACCACACGCTAAAAAAAGATATTAAAAAAATCCGTGGTAGCGTATTAAAGGTCGAGAACATCTATGCGTTGTATAAAGAGGAACGGAGCTATTTTCGCAAAAATGAATATGCCCGTATGCGGAAGGTCGTATTATTCAGACAGATGATGACGTGCACGAAAAAAGCGAAAGAAATTTTAAAAAGTCTTAGCAGACATGATAATGTTTTAAATCAGTTACCTGAGGAAATGGGACAGCTTTTGCAGTTACAGCTCGACTATTTAACAAATTATCATGAAAGAATTTTATTAAAGTATTCCGGCAAAGTAAAGGCACAATCCACAACTGATTATTTTGAAGAAATTAATGATGGCAAACATCAATTAATTAATGTATTTATGACTTATCATAATACAGAGCAGATCACGTCTGATGACTGGATTCATTTCCTGCCTGTCATTGGTATTATTATTGAATACACTGAGGAGCTTGAACATTTAGACCGCTTAGTTGATGGATTTTTTACGTATCATACAGATGATAATGAAGTAAAAATTAGAGAGCGTGAAAGTTTCTAA
- a CDS encoding DUF561 domain-containing protein, which translates to MELTQMLGIKYPIFQGAMAQIALSPLVGAVSNAGGLGIIGSGGFSAERLREEIQRTKAITDKPFAVNLMLMMENIPELINVLIEEGIKIVTTGAGNPAPYMEKLKAHGIIVIPVVPSVKIAKKMEALGVDAIVAEGTEAGGHVGETTTMALLPQVTNAVSIPVIGAGGIGDGRGIAAAFALGAQGVQVGTRFLTTVECPTHDNFKQAVLDADDTSTTVTGRSIGGPVRSIKNKMIDEYIKLEKNNASRDELEKLSLGSLRKAVFEGNMDEGSVMAGQICGMCNKLTTVEDMITSMFDEAQVVMTKLGQYRIKEKIGN; encoded by the coding sequence ATGGAACTTACCCAAATGTTAGGAATCAAATACCCAATTTTTCAAGGAGCAATGGCCCAAATCGCGTTATCACCATTAGTTGGTGCAGTTTCTAATGCAGGTGGTTTAGGAATTATAGGATCTGGAGGCTTTTCGGCGGAAAGGCTACGAGAGGAAATTCAACGTACAAAGGCCATAACAGATAAACCATTCGCAGTGAATTTAATGCTCATGATGGAAAATATCCCAGAACTTATCAATGTTCTTATTGAGGAAGGAATTAAAATAGTTACTACTGGCGCAGGGAATCCAGCCCCATATATGGAAAAGTTAAAAGCTCACGGAATTATTGTTATTCCAGTTGTTCCATCAGTTAAAATAGCCAAGAAGATGGAGGCGCTTGGCGTAGATGCCATTGTTGCAGAAGGAACAGAAGCAGGTGGACACGTTGGTGAAACGACTACGATGGCTTTATTACCACAGGTGACAAACGCCGTATCTATTCCAGTTATTGGAGCAGGTGGAATTGGAGATGGGAGAGGTATTGCGGCGGCATTTGCTTTAGGGGCACAAGGTGTTCAGGTGGGTACACGCTTCTTAACAACAGTGGAGTGTCCTACTCACGACAATTTCAAGCAAGCAGTACTTGATGCAGATGACACAAGCACTACTGTAACAGGCAGAAGCATAGGCGGACCTGTTCGAAGCATTAAAAATAAAATGATTGACGAATACATTAAACTAGAAAAAAATAATGCTTCACGTGATGAATTAGAAAAACTCTCATTAGGTTCACTTAGAAAAGCTGTCTTTGAAGGAAATATGGATGAAGGTTCTGTCATGGCGGGACAAATATGCGGCATGTGTAATAAACTTACCACGGTAGAAGATATGATTACATCAATGTTTGACGAAGCACAAGTTGTCATGACAAAATTAGGACAATACAGGATTAAAGAGAAAATCGGCAATTAA
- a CDS encoding sigma-54 interaction domain-containing protein, with protein sequence MNPHINENLSDSPSTLFVTDAKGNILISNDFTAVTVGMPLEELLKCNVQDLVKKGYYNRSITMEAIEKKEKVSRTINTNKGFSILSTATPLLQSDGKVKLVVTTSNTYKANLSKEECPSKVVEDSGQSIDESDTKLVAESLAMKQIIKVCNQITSYESKVLIYGESGTGKEMIAKYIYRKSHHKNGPFLSINCAAIPINFFEHELFGYEKGAFPRATETKKGMIEEAEGGVLFLDEISEMPLEVQAKLLHVIENNHVRRIGGIRNLTVNCRIISATNRDLWEMVTKGLFREDLYYRINVIPIHVPPLRTRKLDLVGLISHFVAELNEKYNKNIYLSAEEFQKLLLHDWPGNARELKNYIERLVVTEHFPVELKEEEALSDSYALNHFIKNNMARFKSLGDFMSVVEAHYIKQVIHSCHDNTSEAARKLGIHRSAIYRKLKKTKG encoded by the coding sequence ATGAATCCTCATATAAATGAAAATTTAAGTGATTCTCCTTCTACACTGTTTGTCACTGATGCAAAAGGGAATATTTTAATTTCTAATGACTTTACAGCTGTAACTGTCGGCATGCCTCTTGAAGAGTTATTGAAGTGCAACGTCCAGGATTTGGTGAAAAAGGGCTATTATAATCGTTCAATCACGATGGAAGCGATTGAGAAAAAAGAGAAAGTATCACGTACCATAAATACAAATAAAGGATTTAGTATTCTTTCCACAGCTACCCCTTTATTGCAAAGTGATGGAAAAGTTAAACTCGTGGTGACAACATCTAACACCTATAAGGCGAATCTATCTAAAGAGGAGTGTCCTTCTAAAGTTGTTGAAGATAGCGGCCAAAGCATAGATGAAAGTGATACTAAATTAGTTGCTGAAAGCCTTGCTATGAAACAAATAATTAAAGTATGTAACCAGATAACATCATATGAAAGTAAAGTACTCATTTATGGCGAGTCAGGTACTGGTAAAGAGATGATTGCAAAATATATTTACCGGAAAAGTCACCACAAAAATGGCCCGTTTCTTTCAATCAACTGTGCAGCAATACCAATTAATTTTTTTGAACATGAATTATTTGGCTATGAAAAAGGTGCTTTCCCCCGGGCAACAGAAACGAAAAAAGGTATGATTGAAGAAGCGGAAGGTGGCGTTCTTTTTTTAGATGAAATATCAGAAATGCCTTTGGAAGTACAAGCTAAATTGCTCCATGTTATAGAGAATAACCATGTAAGGAGAATTGGAGGCATTCGTAATCTAACGGTTAATTGTCGAATAATTTCAGCTACCAATCGTGATTTATGGGAAATGGTCACTAAAGGGTTATTCCGAGAAGATTTATATTATCGAATAAATGTCATTCCTATTCATGTCCCGCCCCTTAGAACGAGAAAGCTTGATCTTGTAGGATTAATTTCACACTTTGTAGCTGAATTGAATGAGAAATATAACAAGAATATTTATTTAAGTGCTGAAGAGTTTCAAAAATTGCTTCTACATGATTGGCCAGGAAACGCAAGGGAACTTAAAAATTATATTGAAAGATTAGTCGTAACGGAACATTTTCCCGTGGAATTGAAGGAAGAGGAAGCACTGTCAGACTCTTATGCGTTAAATCATTTTATTAAAAATAATATGGCACGGTTCAAGTCGCTTGGCGATTTTATGTCAGTTGTTGAAGCTCATTATATTAAACAAGTTATTCATTCGTGTCATGATAATACGAGTGAAGCAGCGAGGAAGCTGGGTATACATCGATCAGCTATTTATCGTAAACTTAAGAAAACAAAAGGATGA
- a CDS encoding L-lactate MFS transporter codes for MNGILNRWQILIASTIINLCVGAVYAFSIFALPLTELFNVSMSTIMVAFTINAAISPIPMILGGRMVDKGKAKTAIFVGGALFGGGFILSGLSTAPWMLYISYGLIAGIGQGIVYSSTIGNTGKLFPDKRGLAAGIVTAGYGGGTIAIAPVANLLIGNFGVQSALLTLGVAFLLIILGCGLFVKPAPTGYLPEGWIPPAKSGKGSAINTPWHEMIKKPIFYVIASMFLIGALSGMMVTSNASVIGQTMFGLTAGAAALYVSLYSLSNCLGRIFWGAISDKIGRTYCLMMIYIVIAVLMLVLAQATSVTGFAIAIIGIGLCFGGTMGIFPSIVGEKFGMKYYGVNYGVTFIGYSGAAFFGPRIANSVAEANGGMFTNAFYIALIISLIGLLLTFVFKNMEVKQQKQDTTLTPAS; via the coding sequence ATGAACGGAATTTTAAACAGATGGCAGATACTAATCGCTTCAACCATTATTAATCTATGTGTTGGTGCTGTCTATGCTTTTAGTATCTTTGCCTTACCGTTAACAGAGTTATTTAATGTGTCTATGTCAACTATTATGGTGGCATTTACTATTAATGCGGCTATTTCACCAATCCCTATGATTCTTGGAGGGAGGATGGTTGATAAAGGAAAGGCGAAAACAGCTATTTTTGTAGGTGGCGCTTTATTCGGCGGAGGGTTTATACTATCTGGTCTTAGTACGGCACCTTGGATGCTTTATATTTCGTACGGACTTATCGCTGGAATCGGTCAAGGAATTGTTTACTCTTCAACAATCGGCAACACGGGGAAATTATTCCCTGATAAACGAGGCCTGGCAGCTGGAATTGTTACAGCAGGTTATGGTGGGGGGACTATTGCTATAGCGCCTGTAGCAAATCTCCTTATTGGCAACTTTGGTGTGCAGTCTGCTCTCCTTACACTAGGGGTAGCATTCTTACTTATTATTCTAGGTTGCGGTCTATTTGTTAAGCCAGCACCAACTGGTTATCTTCCTGAAGGTTGGATACCACCCGCCAAGTCAGGTAAAGGAAGTGCCATTAATACACCATGGCACGAGATGATTAAGAAACCAATCTTCTATGTTATTGCCTCTATGTTTTTAATAGGTGCGTTATCAGGCATGATGGTAACGTCAAATGCATCTGTCATTGGTCAAACAATGTTCGGCTTAACAGCAGGGGCAGCAGCCTTATATGTAAGCCTCTACTCCTTGAGCAATTGTCTCGGACGAATTTTTTGGGGAGCTATTTCGGACAAAATAGGTAGAACATATTGCCTTATGATGATTTACATTGTGATTGCAGTATTAATGTTAGTTTTAGCACAAGCAACCTCTGTTACAGGATTTGCGATCGCTATTATTGGTATAGGATTATGTTTCGGAGGTACAATGGGAATTTTCCCTTCTATTGTAGGGGAAAAGTTCGGTATGAAATATTATGGTGTCAATTATGGTGTAACGTTTATCGGATATTCGGGTGCAGCATTCTTTGGACCGCGAATAGCCAATAGTGTAGCTGAAGCGAACGGTGGTATGTTTACTAATGCCTTCTATATAGCATTAATCATTTCACTTATAGGCCTTTTATTAACTTTTGTTTTCAAAAATATGGAAGTGAAACAACAAAAGCAGGATACGACACTTACACCTGCTTCGTAA